One segment of Agromyces albus DNA contains the following:
- a CDS encoding LacI family DNA-binding transcriptional regulator produces MTDIVMGQRNLGLAAVARLAGVSTATVSNVLNRPHVVAVPTRERVMAAIEELDFVPNRAAATLRQGTNRVLGLVIPDVVNPFYAAIVDAVVVAADRDRYAVVLCVSHEDPAREQRHFDMLAEQRAAGALVVPISADWSRLSQLRMVGTRLIVVDRRIDESEACSVAIDDVHGGEIAVEHLLGVPGNGISIVNGSHTIVQCEDRRTGARSALASAGLDPDSLVEFEMREMTIEAGVEAGRRIAASGAPRRVFCTNDQLAIGVMRGLAEAGVETPRDAAVVGYGDLAFGTEEARRLTTVGQPKQEMGEVAVAKLLAELQEGKAHRHSATTFQPRLVVRESTGR; encoded by the coding sequence TTGACTGACATCGTGATGGGACAGCGGAATCTCGGGCTCGCCGCCGTGGCGCGGCTGGCCGGCGTGTCCACGGCGACCGTGTCGAACGTGCTGAACCGTCCGCACGTCGTTGCCGTGCCCACCCGGGAACGGGTGATGGCGGCCATCGAGGAGCTCGACTTCGTGCCGAATCGGGCGGCGGCGACGTTGCGGCAGGGCACGAACCGCGTGCTCGGACTCGTCATCCCCGACGTGGTGAACCCGTTCTATGCGGCGATCGTCGACGCCGTCGTCGTTGCCGCCGACCGTGACCGCTACGCCGTTGTGCTCTGCGTGAGCCACGAGGATCCCGCGCGGGAGCAGCGCCACTTCGACATGCTCGCCGAGCAGCGCGCGGCGGGTGCGCTCGTGGTGCCGATCAGCGCGGACTGGTCGCGCCTGTCGCAGTTGCGCATGGTCGGAACGAGGTTGATCGTCGTCGACCGCCGCATCGACGAGTCGGAGGCGTGCTCCGTGGCGATCGATGACGTGCACGGGGGCGAGATCGCGGTGGAACACCTCCTCGGGGTGCCGGGAAACGGGATCAGCATCGTCAACGGCAGCCACACCATCGTGCAGTGCGAGGATCGGCGCACGGGCGCCCGCTCGGCGCTGGCATCCGCGGGCCTCGATCCCGACAGCCTCGTCGAGTTCGAGATGCGCGAGATGACCATCGAGGCGGGGGTCGAGGCCGGTCGGCGCATCGCGGCGAGCGGTGCGCCCCGGCGAGTCTTCTGCACGAACGACCAGCTCGCGATCGGCGTGATGCGCGGCCTCGCCGAGGCAGGGGTCGAGACGCCCCGCGATGCCGCGGTCGTCGGTTACGGCGACCTCGCGTTCGGCACCGAGGAGGCGCGCCGACTCACGACAGTGGGCCAGCCGAAGCAGGAGATGGGAGAGGTCGCCGTCGCGAAGCTCCTCGCCGAGCTGCAGGAGGGCAAAGCGCACCGGCACTCGGCCACCACGTTCCAGCCACGCCTGGTCGTCAGGGAGTCGACGGGGCGCTGA